CCGTGCGATCGCCTATTCCAGTTTAGCCATCAGTTTCCTAGGTTTAATTGTCTGGGCTCACCATATGTTCACCAGTGGCACCCCCGGATGGTTAAGGATGTTTTTCATGGCTACCACCATGTTAATCGCTGTACCCACAGGAATTAAGGTATTTAGTTGGTGTGCCACCATGTGGGGCGGTAAAATTGAACTTAATAGCCCCATGTTATTCGCCATCGGCTTTTTATCATCCTTCCTCATCGGCGGTATCACAGGGGTAATGGTAGCCTCTGTACCCTTCGATATTCATGTCCATGATACCTATTTTGTGGTCGGACATTTCCACTATGTATTGTTTGGAGGTTCCGCCCTAGCCCTATTTTCTGGGTTTTACCACTGGTTCCCGAAAATGACAGGGAAAAACTACCATGAAGGTTTAGGCAGACTACATTTTATCCTTACCTTTATCGGCTTAAACCTTACCTTTATGCCCATGCACCAATTGGGCTTGATGGGGATGAATCGCCGTATCGCTTTATATGATGTGGAATTTCAACCCCTCAACCTCCTTAGCACCGCAGGGGCTTATACCATGGCAATCTCTACCCTTCCTTTTCTGATTAATATGGTGTGGACTCTATTTAAAGGTACCCAAGCCGAGCGTAATCCTTGGCGTGCGCTTACCCTTGAATGGCAAACCGCTTCCCCTCCAATTATCGAAAATTTCGAGGAGGAGCCTGTGTTATGGAGTGGGCCTTATGATTATGGTATTGATGAAGAATATGACTATGAGGAGGAAACTGTCTCGGATATGTTGGCAGATGTGGGAGTTAAATAATTGATAATTTCTAGCCCCCCTAACCCCCCAAGTTTGGGGGGAAATCATCTCTCATACTGGGGTGGGTAATGCCCACCATTCCCCTCTTCTTCTGAAGATTTTATGCACATTATAAGAAAATAAGTAATTATGCAAAGTACAGATATAAATTCACAAGTTACCGTCGGTTATGAAAAAGAAGCCGAAGGTGGACATCATGGACATCCTGATTTTAGGATGTTTGGTTTGGTGTTATTTTTGGTGGCGGAAAGTATGATCTTTTTTGGTCTTTTCAGTGCCTATATGATTTACTATGCCACCATGCCTGAGTGGCCCATGGGTGATATTGAGTTAGAGTTACTTTTACCCGGTATTAATAGCGTTATTCTAATTTCTAGTAGCTTTGTGATGCACAAGGGGCAAAGTTGCATTAAAAATAATGATGAAAAGGGTTTAAGAGTCTGGTTTGGCATTACTGCCCTGATGGGGGCGATTTTCCTAGCCGGGCAGGGTTACGAGTATGCTACCACTGGTTTTGGTTTGACGGACAATCTTTTTGCTAGTTGTTTTTATGTGTTGACTGGTTTCCACGGTTTGCACGTTGCCGCTGGTTTGTCGTTTATTTTGGCGGTTTTATGGCGATCGCGCCAGGCTGGTCATTATTCAGCCGAAAATCATTTTGGTGTGGAAGCTGCGGAGTTATATTGGCATTTTGTGGATGTGGTTTGGATCATCCTTTTCGGTTTGGTTTATCTTTTGCCCCTTACTTAACTTTTTTGATGGTGGGCAATGCCCACCCTACACTAACTAACCCGAGTTCAGGATAAAATTTATAGTCTTGTAAAGGTGACAGGTATCGGGTGTCAGGGAGGCAAGGGTTTTAAACCCCTTGTTAAGAATTTACAAAAACTGTATGTTAATTAATTTTCTGGTATTTAGTTCCATCAAGAAACTAATAAAAGCAGATCGTATTTTAAACCTGCAACCTGCAACCTGTAACCTAACCATTGCCTATCTTTTTTATGGTAAGATAGATGTTGCTCTATATTTCTTACAAGTTACTGGTAATTAATGATTTACCCTGATTTCGATGAATTTTCTTCGTTAACCAACCAAGGAAACTTTATTCCTGTCTATCAAGAATTAGTGGCAGATTTAGAAACCCCTGTTTCCGCTTGGTATAAGGTATGCGCAGATCAACCCTACAGTTTTTTATTGGAATCAGTGGAAGGTGGAGAAAACCTCGGACGTTATAGTTTTCTGGGTTGTGATCCTGTTTGGACACTAGAAGCTAGGGGACATCATACCACCAAAACCCATCGGCAGGGCAAGGTAGAGGTTTTTACTGGTAATCCTTTCGATATTCTTTCTAGTTGTCTCGAGTCTATTAAACCTGTCCATTTACCCCAACTTCCCCCCGATATTGGCGGTTTGTTTGGTTATTGGGGTTATGAGTTGATTTCTTGGATTGAACCCAAGGTGAAAGTGTATCCACCCAAGGAGGGTGATTTACCCGATGGGATGTGGATGCAAGTGGATAATCTCTTGATTTTTGATCAGGTAAAACGTAAAATATGGGCGATCGCCTATGCAGACTTAAGACAAAAACACCTTACCCTAGAAGAAATCTATCAACAAGCCTGTGACAAAATTAATAAATTAGTCCTCAAACTCCAGTTACCCCTACCCACCACCGCCAAACCCTTGGAGTTTAACCCCAATAAACCCGTTAATTCGACTAATTTAGAAAACTATCAGAGTAACACCACCAAAGAACAATTTACCGCCAGTGTTGCCAAAGCCAAGGAATACATCAAAGCGGGGGATATTTTTCAGGTAGTAATTTCCCAAAGACTACAATCTTATTACAGCGGACATCCCTTTGAATTATATCGCTCCCTCAGATTAATAAATCCCTCCCCCTACATGGCTTTCTATAACTTCGATGGATGGCAGTTAATCGGCTCATCCCCCGAGGTGATGGTAAAAGCCGAAAAAGACGAACAAGGCAAAACCAAAGCCACCCTACGCCCCATTGCGGGAACTCGCCCTAGGGGCAAAACTCCCCAAGAAGATCAAGCCCTTGCCCAAGATTTATTACAAGATCCCAAAGAAATCGCAGAACATGTTATGCTGGTGGACTTAGGCAGAAATGATCTCGGTAGGGTATGCCATAAAGGTACTGTTACTGTAGATGAATTGATGGTAATTGAGCGTTATTCCCACGTAATGCACATCGTCAGCAACGTTACAGGGGAATTAGAAGAAAAATATACCCCTTGGGATTTACTCAAAGCGGCTTTTCCCGCAGGTACTGTCAGCGGTGCTCCCAAAATCCGAGCCATGGAAATTATCAACGAATTAGAGCCTGAAAGGAGAGGACCTTATTCTGGGGTATATGGTTATTATAACTTTGAAGGTCAATTAAATACCGCCATCACTATCCGCACCATGATTGTAGAAAAAGCCCAAGGGGCAGAAAACCACCGAGTTTATCTTCAAGCAGGGGCTGGATTAGTGGCAGATTCTGATCCCGATAAGGAGTATCAGGAAACCATCAACAAAGCTAAAGGATTACTCGAAGCTATCAGGAGTTTAGGGTAATTTTTCAGCACACTTTATTTATTTTTAATCATGGTTTGGAGTGAAGGCTACGTTTCCGAAATTAATTATACCAACGGTTTCTATGGGGAATTAAGCCCCCTAAAACTTTCCTTAGCAACGGCATTAAAATCCATTCATCCCCCCAATACAGGTAAACCCTTCACCTATTGCGAGTTGGCTTGTGGTAGGGGTTATACCACCAATCTTTTGGCATCCGCCTATCCCGAAGCCCAATTTTATGCCAATGATTTTAACCCCAATCATATCCTCGAGGCGAAAACCCTAGCCGAGTCAGCAAACACAACCAACGTGCATTTTTTTGATGATAGTTTTGCTGAATTTATCCATCAAGACTTACCAGACTTTGATTTTATTGTTTTGCATGGTATCTATAGCTGGATTACCCCCGAAAACCGAGGTTTTATCGTTGATTTTATTCGCCAAAAATTGAAGGTGGGGGGCATTGTTTATATTTCCTACAATACCTTACCCGGTTGGTCTGCTGCCATGCCCATGCAAGGCTTGATGTTAAAACACCGCCAACATTCTTCCGCCCCTATTTTGGAAAGTGTGGAGGAGGCGTTAAATTTTACTGAAAGTTTAATGAATGCCAATGCTGGTTATTTTTTACAAAATCCTTCTCTCAAGACAAGGTTTGAGAATTTAAAATCCCAAAACCGCCATTATCTAGCCCATGAATATTTTAATGAGCAGTGGAATAGTTTTTATTTTGACCAAGTGGCTCAGGAATTGGAAGATGCTAAATTGAGTTATGTGGCTTCGGCACAGGTGTTGGATAATATTGATGTGTTGAATTTTTCTGCTGATGCTCAAAAGATTTTATCTCAGATAAAGGATGGTACTTATAAGGAAGTGGTAAGGGATTTTTGTTTGAATACTCAGTTTCGCCGAGATATTTTTGCTAAGGGTAAATTGGGCATGATGCCGGGGGAACAGGTTAGTATTATGAATAGTTTTCGTTATGCTTTAATGGTGCCGACAGATAGCATTAAGTTAAAGCATACTTTTTCTGTGGGAGAGGTAAGTTTACAGGAGGAGATTTATATTCCTATCATTAATGCTTTGAGTAAGTCTCCTTTGACGATGGCACAGTTACAAAATGATGGGGCTGTGAAAAAAATTGCGGTCAATAATATTTATCAGGCTTTAATTGTTTTGACTGGGTTGGGTTATATTCATCCTGCGGTGGATGATGAAACCTGTCAACGGCGAAAGGTGTCTACGGATGCTTTTAATAGGGCAATTGAGGAGAAGGCTTTTGTCACGGATGAAATGGCTTATCTGGCTTCTCCGTTAATTGGTACTGGAGTTGCGGTTAATTCTTTGGAACAGTTGTTGATATATGCTAAGGGAAGGGATAAGAATCCTGTGAAGTTTTTATGGGATATTTTTTCTAAGCAGGGTAAAAGATTGGTGAAGGATAATAAAGTATTACAAACTCCCGAGGAAAATATTGCCCATATTGAAGGTGTGGCAAAGGATTTTTATGGTAGTCGTTTTGATACTTTGAAAAAGTTGGGCATTGATTAAGTGCTTAAATCCCTATCGTCGATTAACTTTTCTTTTGGGTTGAGGTTTTTTGGAGGTGATTTTTTTTATCCTTCGCTGTGGTTTTCGAGTGGTTTTTTTCTTTCTGCGTTTTTTTAGCCATGAGTCAATGATGTCGGCTAGGTAATGACTCATGGCACCTAATTCTAAGCCGATGAATAGGGCGATGATTTCTTTTAGATAGATTTCTCCTATCACGGTGAGGTTATCAATTATTTGTTGCCATTGCCATATCTGGGGAAAAGTTATAAGGGCGATCGCCCCTAGCACGATACCAAGTAGGAGTAAAATAAAACAAAGATATAAACTGCGAATCACCGTGCCAATGATAAAACCGTGGGAAAAAAAAGAACGATGGGGCAAATATTTCTGATAGGGTAACCAAATAAACTTAAAATAACCCCATCTTTTAAATTGCACGGAATAAATATCTAAGTCAGGACCAAACATTAACCCGCTAAATAAAAATCCTGAAGCGACTACAAAGCCTGTTAATAGGTCTTTTGAGATGATTATAGTACCTATAAAAATCCATGGTAAACAAAGCCATGTAATTCGATCATGATTTTTTCCTGAAGTCATGTTGCATTTTTTAAAAAGAGTTGTTATACTTATAAAGGTGAACGCAACGAGGGCGATTAGCTCAGCGGTAGAGCGCCTGCCTTACAAGCAGGATGCCACTGGTTCAAATCCAGTATCGCCCATTTTTAAGAACAAATCAAGAAATTCGCTCCATAAGGGGTGATTTTTTGTTTCTGGCAAAACTCACATTCAAACGGTCGTGATATTATGAATAGATATTTATTATTGTACTCAAGTTAAGTGCGATCGCCCATGAAACCAATTAAAAATAAAAAGAGATATTTATTACTAACAATTGCCATCATCACCATTGGGTGGAGTACAATCATGGGCAGTCTTACCGCCAAAGTAATGGCAAATCCCATCGGTTCAAAATCCGTTGATAAAGTTGCTGATAACTATAGAGTAGGAAAAGAATTATACTTAGAAAATTGCTCCACCTGTCATATCGCCATTCCCCCCGCCGTATTACCTACCGAAACATGGAAAACCATCCTAGAAAATCCCCTCAACCATTATGGCACTAGACTAGAAGGAATAATTCGCTTCAATCAAGTATTAATGTGGCAATATCTAAGCACCTACTCTCGTCCTATTTCCGTTAACGAAAGAGAGCCAAAATTTATCGCCCAATCCCGTTATTTTTTTGCTCTTCACCCCGGAGTTGATTTACCTTCACCCGTAGGACATACCAGTTGTGTTGAATGTCATTCTCGAGCTTCTGAGTTTGATTTTCGCACCCTAGACTAATTAATAGTCAATACCTTTTTGTAAAAAAGAAGTGGCATCCTTGGCATTCATAGGTTTACTAAAATAATAACCTTGCATTTGCCTACAGTTTAAATCAACTAATAATTTTAACTGTTCATCATTTTCTATACCTTCAGCTACTACCTGTAAATTCATTCCTTTACCTAAAGTTACCACTGCGGAAATAATTGCCAAATCCTCTTTTTTATTCTTTAATTCCCTCACAAAACTTTGATCAATTTTTATTTTACCAAAAGGAAATTTTTTTAAATATCCTAAAGAAGAATAACCAGTACCAAAGTCATCCATCGCCACCAACACCCCTAAATTACTTAATTGATCTAATATTTTTTTCGCTAAATCAGGGTTTTGAATAATACTACTTTCTGTAATTTCTGCCTCCAAAAACTTAGGAGATAAATTAGTTTTTTTAAGAATATTAGCAATAGTATAAACAAGGTTTTTTTGCTGAAATTGTCGAGCAGAAATATTAACTGCAATTTTTAGATCAGTGTATCCTAAATCATGCCATATTTGATTTTGTTGACAGGCTTCTTCAATTACCCACTCACCAATAGGACAAATTAGTCCAGTTTGTTCGGCAATGGGTATAAAATTATTAGGAGCAACCCTACCAAGTTGAGGATGATTCCAACGAATTAACGCCTCCATACCAATAATTGTTTTACTGATAATATTAATTTGTGGTTGATAATATAATTCAAACTCATTATTATGTAAGGCATTATAAAGATAACTTTCTATTTGTAATAATTCTGTATTTCTTTGATTCATGGAAGGTTGATAAAACTGATAACCATGCCCTCCTAATTCTTTGGCACGATAAAGGGCTATATCGGCATTCTTGAGAAGAGTATCAGGGTTGTCTCCATCTTGGGGATAAATCGATATACCAATGCTGAGACTGGCATAAAGTTGGAATTCCAAAATTTGAAATGGTTGTCTGAGACTATGAAGAATTCTCTCTGCTACCCTTGTGGCTTCGTTACTATTATTTATTTCCGATAACAAAATAGTAAATTCATCTCCCCCCCAACGGGCAATAGTATCTAAATTTCTCAGGGATTTTTGCAATCTTTTGGCTACATTTTGTAAAAATTGATCTCCGATTTGATGTCCTAAAGTATCATTGATATTCTTGAAACGATCTAAATCAATGAATAAAATTGCCATTTTATGTTCATAAGTACGGGCATTGGCGATCGCCTTGTATAATTGTTCATTAAAGAAATTACGATTACCCAACTTCGTCAATAAATCATGGGATGCCTGATAACGTAACATTTCCTCAGATATTTTTCTTTCCGTAATATCTCTCACTGCATAACAAATAACCTCCTTGGCACTATAGTAAATAATGCTAATATTTACCTCCACAGGAATTAAACTACCATCCTGACAACGATGGAGAGATTCTTGCACCAAATCAAGCCTATTTTGATGAATTTTATCAATAATACTATCGATAATTTCCCCATCAACAGCTACTAAATCATATAGTTTAAGAGATAAAATTTCTTGACTACTATGACCTGTCAAACTACAATAAGCATTATTAGCCTCCAAAATATCCTTTGTCATAGGATCAACCAATATAATCCCTTCAGATATTTGTCTTACTACCGCCCTATACTTTTCCTCGCTTTCCCGCAGGGCTTCCTCAATATAATTTTTGTTTTTAAACTCAAAAATATAACTAACAATAACCTGTCTATCGCCATTGAGATAAGCTGATTGAGTATAGCGATCATTATTGTAAGTTATTTGACGCACAACAATATTATCCTCTTGTTTTTCCACCTCCTCTAATAAATCAGTCAGAAAGGGATTCTCTTGGATATTATCCTTCAGATTGGGAAAATAGCGATCAAAAAAGATATTCGTATGAATTACCTTTCCTTCTAAATCAGTTTCCAGAATGCCGTAACATAAATCATCTTTTTCATCATAAATTTGATCTAACATCTCCTTAATAAGAGACAATCTCTCCTTTTTAAATTCAGTAGGAGAAGAAGAATCTAAAGAATTTTCCTCAAATGTCAGAGTTTTTTGTGTTTTATCCGTCAAAAATGGGGCTTCTTTTTGTTCGATGGTTAAAGGTTGAGTTTTATCATCGTCATCATAGCCACTCGAATCCACTAAACTATAAGAGGCAAAAACCTTTTGTCCACCAATATAAATAGCATCCCCTGATTTTAATTCATGGGATAAACATTTATTTCCATTCACATACAACCCATTGGCACTTCTGTTTCCCTTTAAATCTCCATCAATAATCCAAAATACTTTTTTATCCTTATTTTCCTTATATTTCACGGGTAATATGGTACAGTGATAACGAGAAATGGTGGGATCGTGAATAACAATAGTATTACTAGAGTGACGACCAATAGAATATACTTCGTTATTTAAGACAATAGATTTTTGTTTGTTATCATATTCTATGGTCAATAGATGTTGAAAATCTGTACTTGATTCAATCATAATTATTGGTAAACAATCTCTAGGAGAATAAGGAAAACAACCGTCATCGATTGCTCAATAAAAAGTCTAATGGCATAGCTAGTAGAGAAGACAAAGACAAAAAATATCTGGGAGAAAATATAAGATCATTTTATTTACACCTAAATTTATCCTGTCACCAGAAAGATATTTTTAGAAACATATTATTAGTTTATTTCTCTTCAGAAGAGTAAAAGGTAGCGAACTTAATATAATTAAAATTTAGAAAATTGTCGATTCATCAAGTTTAACAAATCCTTTAAGACTTGTTTGTCTGTGAATTGCGTTAAGATTTTTCCCCTGTAGCAATATCCCAAAACCCCCTAATCCTTGGGGGTTGATCAATTCATGTAATTGATTACGACGTTGCCATAATTTGGATAATAATATTCTACCATCAGATAAATTATTTAGTCGATCGCCCAAACCCAAAGCCATCAAAAATAATGCTTGTTGAGTAAAATCTATTTTTTCTAGGTCAAAACTGGTGCCAATTTTTTCTAGGGCAGTAAAATTAACATGGCTAGTAATATCTTGAAGCCCTATATTTACGTAGGGGTTATTATGATGACGATGCTGATAGTAACACTTTAATGTACCTTCATATCTTTGAGGATGATAATATTTTTCACTATCATAACCATAGTCTACGGTTAAAACATAACCTTGTTTTAGGGTTTGGGCAATTTTTTCCAAAATATCAAAGGCATATAAATTAATTTCTGTCTGATAGTTATCAGGGTAAAGGGGAGAGTTGAAATCTATATTATTAATAGTTAGATATTCATTAATTTTTTGGGTTGATAAAGCTCCATATTTTTCTGTAACTTTACCATGGTTAACTGTGACATAAATTTCTTGTAACTTGCCTTCTTTTTTAATAATACGATGAACAGGAAAAGCATCGATTAATTCATTACTAATAAAACAACCCACAATAGATTCTGAAGGGATTTCATCCCATTTTGCCCACTGAAGAGGATATTTTTCTGAAGGTAATAGTTGCTGTTGTTTTTCTTTTAATATCGTTGATTTTTCAATAATTAAATATTGAATATGACTATAAAAATCTTTATTATTAATGGCTAAATAATCTAAAATGATTTTGGCTAATTGACCTTCCCCTGCACCCATTTCTACAATGGTAAATTGAGTAGGTTTATCTAAAATTTGCCAAAATTGTTCTATTTGAATGGCTAATAGTTCCCCAAAATCTTCGGAGATTGAAGACGAAGTAAAAAAGTCTCCTTCCTTACCAATAGCGATCGCCCTTGAATTATAATATCCATATTGCTGATCATAGAGACACATTTCCATATATTCAGCAAAAGTTATTTGTTTGTGGGATGAAGTGTAGATGCGATCGACGATTTTTTCAAATAACAGGGCAGAATTATTAGAACCTTTTAACATAAAACATGATTACAGTGAAGAGTCAATGAAATGTAAGATAATTTCACCTAACTTACAGTCATTGTAAAAATAATTTTACCAAAAAATGATCTAATTTCCTGCCCTAGAGGGGATAATAATATTATGACCATTAGTAATGATAGATCTAAATCAATTTTTTTGCATCTATATAATTTTTTTATATCCTACACAAAATAAAATTTTATTGACAAACAAACTAATTAATTAAAAAGCATTTGTTACCCATCAAAATCATGAAAAATGATGCCCCATGTCAAGGAAAATAATAAGTAAAAAAAAATCTCTTAACTTCTACTTATTTTTAGCCTCCCTAATAATTCCCTTAGTGAGTTATATATATTTAGAGGCGAAAATTGTTGCACAAAATACACAAAAAGAAAAAGAATATACAAAAATAAAAGAGATAGCTGAATCGATTACTTTTAAAATTTTTCCTCAAGATATGACTGTCAATATTGGAGGTTCAGGGGTCTTAATTGATAAACAAAATAATCATTATTATATAATTACTAATAACCATGTAGTAGAAGATGTCACCCTTGAGTATCAAATAAAATCTCACCAAGGTAACATTTATCCTGTGGAAATAATTGCTCAAAACAATCAAGACTCTACAGTAGATGACTTAGCATTGCTCAAATTTTACTCAGAGACTAACTATTATCCCGTCAAACTAAGTGATGATGATAACTTATCCAATAATCAATTAATTATTGCCAGTGGATTTCCTTTTGATGAAAAACTCGAACAACAAGCAGACATAAAATATACCATTGGTAACATAAAAATTATTCTTTCTCAACCTCTTAAAGGAGGTTATCAATTTGGCTATACCAATGAAATTAATAACGGTATGAGTGGAGGGGCAATTTTAAATATGAACGGTGAATTAATAGGAATTAATGGCTTAGGGAAATATCCCGCCATTGGTAATCCCTACATATATCAAAATGGTGCCGAAATTAACGATATTTCTTGGGATAAAATGAGCGAAATGAGTTGGGGCATTCCTATTAAATCCATTAAAACATTTACAGCTAATTTAGAATAACTATTTTCTAGCTAATACCATATAATTTAACAATTAAAAGAGGAATCAAAAAAGTAAAACAAATAGTTAAAGGTAAACCCACACGGGTATAATCAAGAAACTTGTACCCCCCCGGTGCATAAACCATCGTATTGGTTTGATAGCCAATGGGTGCAAGATAACTATTAGAAGCGGCAAAAGTCACCGCATACATAAAAGCAAGAGGATTCAAACCAACAATTTCTGCCACCTTCACTGCAATGGGAATCATTAACACCACAGCAGCGTTATTCGATAATATTTCAGTGAGAATACAGGTGGCCAGATAAAACACCACTAAAATCCAATACCCCGGTAAATTACCACCAATATTTAATAAATTATCTGCTAACCATTCATTGGTACCAGAATTATCCATGGCAATACCCAACGGAATCAACCCTGCCAACAAGAAAATAATATCCCAACGTACTGCCCCATAAATTTCTCCCGGCTTCAGGCAACCAGTGATAACCATTAATACTACCCCTGTTAAGCTGGTGACGAGAATTGGTGCTAAGTCGAACCCTGCGATCGCAATTACCCCTATAATAATCATAAGAGCTATACCAGCCTTATCAGTACGTAAACCCTCCCTATCCTTTTCCTCCAAAACTAATAATTCCCTGGTGGTTTGTAAACCGATAAAACTCTCCTTGGGTGCTTGTACTAATAATAAATCACCAAACTTAAGAGAAGTTTTACCCAGCCTTTCCCTAATTAATTCTTGCCCTCTTCTAATGGCTAAAACCGTGGCATTATAACGCTGTCTAAATCTTAAATCCTTCAAAGTAGTACCAATCAAACGAGAATTTGAGAGAATTAAAACCTCCGCAATTTTTTCCTCTTGAATAGAATTATTCTCTTCCTCTAAATTATTAGAATTAAATTTAAAATCAGCAAGAATTTCCACCCCTCTTTCATCTTTTATATTCAGTAAATTTGTGCGACTACTTCTGACCAATAAAATATCACCCACCGATAAAACTTTATCCGCCAAAGGAGGGGCAAAATGAATATCATTACGGATAATTTCTAAAACATCTAAATCGAATTTTCTTTGAATTTGACTACCCCTTAAAGTTTGCCCAATTAAACTAGAATTGGGGGGAATAATCATCTCACTGACGTAGTCTTTAATCTCATAATTATCACTCAAAGATTCTCCTCCGGGGGGTTTACGGGCAGGTAAAATATAAGGAGAAAAAAAACCAAGATATAATAAACCAATTATAAATACAGGTAAGCCTAATTTTGTAAACTGAAAAATGGTAAATTCGGGATAACCTAATTGTACCGCCACACCACTAGCCAAAATATTAGTAGAAGTACCGATTAAAGTAATTAATCCTCCCAAAATAGTCGAGAAAGAAAGGGGGATTAATAGTTTTGAAATTGATATTTTTGTTTGTTTACTCCACTGTTCAATTATGGGTAAAAAAATTGCTACTACCGCAGTATTATTAATAAAAGCACTGATAGAACCAACAATGCCACCCATCACCAAAATTTGCCTAGAGGGATGATTTCCACCCCATTTTATTAGCCAATCTCGTACTATATTTAAAATCCCTGTTTTGGTAATTCCAGCACTTAAAATAAACATTGCCATCACCGTGATGGTAGCAGAGTTACCAAATCCTGATATTCCTTCATTGGGAGACACTAAGCCGAATAGCATCAACACAATAGCCACAGAAAGGGCTGTTAAATCTACAGGTAGCCACTCACAAATAAATGCAGTGAGGGTTACAATCAAAATGGTAATAGTTAGGAATATAGGTGATATTTCGGGCATTATATTATTTATTTTTTGTTAGAAATTAGCTGTGACGAATTATATCAAGTTCCAGTAATCAGGTGTGAAAGGAATTAACTTGAGTTTGGGGTAACATTTTTATTTAGCATTTTAAAGGTGTAAACAATTGAAAATTGACAATTAATTATTCTCTTTTGCCTATTGCCTGTTGCCTGTTGCCTGTTGCCTTTCCTGACTGATAACTATTATCCCGAACGGAGGTTATATTAGGAAAATATATCTCTAAAAAACTTGATTCTTTCCTCCCTTGATTCTGGCCCAAAATTCCATAAACTTTCATAGAAAAAGAAAGAAACTCCCCCATAATTTTCTGCACGGGTGCGATTAACCTGTTGTTTTATCATCTCTAATGGCACTTGTCGCCCCTTTAAGCCGCTCAAAAGTGCGATCGCACTCGGGACCTTATTCTTAGCATTTTGGATGTCTTCTTGGAGAATTTCTCGATTAAAAGCCATCATATTATCCCGATAAACCTGTAATAACAACTCATCCATCAAACCCATTTTTTCCCATTTTGCCCAATCTAATAAATATTGTTCCAAAGAAAACTCTTGAGGATTGGGGGAGATAGATAAAATAATATCAGGCTTAATTGCCTTAATTTGTCCATGGAGAGTCGCTAAATATTCGGTAATTTTATCCGCGCGCCATTGTACCCATTCAGCATTGAGGGCATT
The sequence above is a segment of the Cyanobacterium stanieri PCC 7202 genome. Coding sequences within it:
- a CDS encoding Methyltransferase regulatory domain, predicted (PFAM: Predicted methyltransferase regulatory domain~InterPro IPR013217:IPR018773~KEGG: syn:sll1526 hypothetical protein~PFAM: Methyltransferase regulatory domain, predicted; Methyltransferase type 12~SPTR: Uncharacterized protein sll1526) encodes the protein MVWSEGYVSEINYTNGFYGELSPLKLSLATALKSIHPPNTGKPFTYCELACGRGYTTNLLASAYPEAQFYANDFNPNHILEAKTLAESANTTNVHFFDDSFAEFIHQDLPDFDFIVLHGIYSWITPENRGFIVDFIRQKLKVGGIVYISYNTLPGWSAAMPMQGLMLKHRQHSSAPILESVEEALNFTESLMNANAGYFLQNPSLKTRFENLKSQNRHYLAHEYFNEQWNSFYFDQVAQELEDAKLSYVASAQVLDNIDVLNFSADAQKILSQIKDGTYKEVVRDFCLNTQFRRDIFAKGKLGMMPGEQVSIMNSFRYALMVPTDSIKLKHTFSVGEVSLQEEIYIPIINALSKSPLTMAQLQNDGAVKKIAVNNIYQALIVLTGLGYIHPAVDDETCQRRKVSTDAFNRAIEEKAFVTDEMAYLASPLIGTGVAVNSLEQLLIYAKGRDKNPVKFLWDIFSKQGKRLVKDNKVLQTPEENIAHIEGVAKDFYGSRFDTLKKLGID
- a CDS encoding Protein of unknown function DUF2227, metal-binding protein (PFAM: Uncharacterized metal-binding protein (DUF2227)~COGs: COG2389 Uncharacterized metal-binding protein~InterPro IPR019250~KEGG: cyc:PCC7424_0532 hypothetical protein~PFAM: Protein of unknown function DUF2227, metal-binding~SPTR: Putative uncharacterized protein), which produces MTSGKNHDRITWLCLPWIFIGTIIISKDLLTGFVVASGFLFSGLMFGPDLDIYSVQFKRWGYFKFIWLPYQKYLPHRSFFSHGFIIGTVIRSLYLCFILLLLGIVLGAIALITFPQIWQWQQIIDNLTVIGEIYLKEIIALFIGLELGAMSHYLADIIDSWLKKRRKKKTTRKPQRRIKKITSKKPQPKRKVNRR
- a CDS encoding Dihem cytochrome c (PFAM: Dihaem cytochrome c~InterPro IPR018588~KEGG: mar:MAE_41770 hypothetical protein~PFAM: Dihaem cytochrome c~SPTR: Putative uncharacterized protein), producing the protein MKPIKNKKRYLLLTIAIITIGWSTIMGSLTAKVMANPIGSKSVDKVADNYRVGKELYLENCSTCHIAIPPAVLPTETWKTILENPLNHYGTRLEGIIRFNQVLMWQYLSTYSRPISVNEREPKFIAQSRYFFALHPGVDLPSPVGHTSCVECHSRASEFDFRTLD